The DNA window AAAAGTAATCAATATGATCGGATCCCCTCGCCAAAAACATTTgagaaggaggagaaggaaTACTTGATGTTGGAGGAGAAAGACAAGTAAGGAGGCAAGTGAATGGACACAAAAGTAATTTTGGTAACTGCTTCTGAACGGCACAACCATCAATACAACTTGGATAACAAGTTCTAAAAGATAGAGTGTCTTGAGCTTGTGTCTGAACCACAAAGTTCCCCATTACCATCACTACTATCATTGAAATGAATATTATGTTCACTCTTTTGCTTtccattttttctctcttttctttttggtttgaagagatgattgattatataatttgaggtattttttttcttgttgctaGTGGATATTGTTAGCTTCTGTTGTTAATGTTCGTTTAAATAGAGATTGTGGAACgttttgtataatattattggcagagaaaaaaggaaaaaaatcttttgtaatGATTGACATTTCTATAGTCAACAAATTTACAACATATTAGGTGTAATTATGGAGCggattttaattattataataatatcttttaattttatttatttctagtttggtgattatattatattgtttgtgaGGTAAGAGTTTGCATTAACGTAAATATGTGCAAGCTTTTCAGATATCATCTACTTAAATACATGAATctactttttcttgttttgacATCTCATGCATATGTATGAGTGTgctttcaaaatatatgtattaatgtgtatgaaaaattattttatttgatgatcACA is part of the Brassica oleracea var. oleracea cultivar TO1000 unplaced genomic scaffold, BOL UnpScaffold00969, whole genome shotgun sequence genome and encodes:
- the LOC106320593 gene encoding thionin-like protein 2, coding for MESKRVNIIFISMIVVMVMGNFVVQTQAQDTLSFRTCYPSCIDGCAVQKQLPKLLLCPFTCLLTCLSPPTSSIPSPPSQMFLARGSDHIDYFCKLGCATNHCASLSSLKNPNVDKVADCVDSCSDKCSNKN